The region ACCTCTTAacagatatatctgtcaggctctcgtttacaataaaaatatattaaactgACAGTAAAAAACTGCAAATCTGCACATTAGAGAAGCTAGAACTGGAAAATGTTTTGGCATTTATCAAACAATCAATTATTGCTGATTAATTTTGACTGATTGTTTCATAGCATAAATATTTAACTAACCATGATCCATGGGGATGATTTTGCACcagatagaatagaatagccttttTATTGCACACTGCAAAGAGTACAACAAAATGATGGGTGCTCCACCCAATCAATGCAGaggaaatatataaaacacataaaacaagattaaaaaaaagacataaacatgAGGAAATAGGTATACCTGCAGGCAGTTTGAGGCTCTAGTTATTACACATGTTAAATGGAAATCTCTGCTCCTCTGACAACTAAGGTGGAAGAAACAAGCTgccaataaatgtaaatattttcaccgaaggttaagcaaagtgaataaaaatagattttttccaTCTATCATTCACAATAGTATGCAAATTCAAATTCCCTGCAATTATCACCCCGGCTGATCTGTATTGTCAAATTAAACCATATAAACTTGTAGACGGTTTGAACTATTCAGCACTAACGCTCCCCAGTGGCTCCTTGCATCCGTTACTGGGACTCCAAGGTAGCAGTCCTGGACCCGCCATCAATTAGTAAGCAAGACAACAGGAAGTCCCAGGATATAGAACAGGGCCTGAGGGTCTGGAGAGAGCATGCCTCTTTTCCCCAAGAACAAACTTAATGGACCCTCCAGTGAGTGGAGGTTGCAGGGGGGAGGGGACTGACTGGCAGCCCAGGACTCTGATGGGCCTGTCAGCATTCCCGCCTTACTCCTAGCAGGAGTTGAGGAGCCGTCTCTcaccacacacatgcatactttggcaattttcaattttaattaCACCTTAAACCTTTGCTtatgatagtgaaaatgtgcCTGTGTCAGTCTTCTGgctttttaatgaaaacataactgtattaaaaaaaaaatctgtgcctTCTCTAAGAGTGTTTGACCAGCTTGCCAGTGTGCCTGTAACTGTATGCAGGTGTGGTTGTCAAACAGACGGATTAGGAGAAGGAAAATCCTGTctgcagtagggctgggcgacacaGTCAATATCTTCTATCCTGATTTCATAGCTTGATATGTCTCATGATGTAGCATGCTTTCTGGTAATTAAAAAGTCATTTGTAATATATGTAAAGGTGGTAGTAATAGTACATAAACACAAAGTAAATCCTATTTTTGCATACTCCTCATTCCTATACGAGAGTATACAAGTGatattatttagaaaaaataatacaaatgtcCTCCAACTTTACACACAGACTGTATCTACAATCATGCACCCAAATACAGAGTAATCAGGTGGAGACAACAGATCTGGTTAACTACACTGGGGTATTTCCACAAGCTGAATTCATTGGTATAAGCATGCAGGAGTTTAACAATAAAGCACAAAGAATGAATGACAACAATATTGGGTTCCAAGTCGACCTTTACACACCTGCATTATTGTGCAGGGAGAGCCCTGTCCTGTGTGCATGCACTATTGTATTCTGAGGTAATAGGCTGGAAGGTTGCCAGTTGGAGTCCAGTTAGTTATTGCATTAAACTGTGTTCATGTAAATAACACCGCAATCTTCAAATGACATCAGCTCAAAACATTTCACATCTGAGAAATATGAGTTAGTACATGCTTATTGTTGTCAGTTAAGATGACTTAACTGTATATGATGATATGAGTTTATCATTCCTTTGATTGGGGATAAATTATCACGTTGAGTTACTCCCCAGTCCGAGTGTGCAGACATTTTAGATGTGCAGCCAGATCATTTTTCCACATGTCCTGTGTCTCACACCCAGGCTGTCAGCTATGAGTGAGAATTCATTTCCTCACCAActgcaataaattatattaacttgGACCTTGGGGTTTTTCATCTGTACAGTATGTTCAAacgacaaagaaagacacaaagacctgtactatttcctcttttttcacCTGCAATCAAAGAAGTTCATGTCTGATACTCATTCACATTTCTGTATGGAGGTCGTGATGTCAGGCACATCTGCAACTCCTAGTTTATTACGTAATTACATGCTTGctattaaaatataaagttgAATGAGGGGGCGACCTCacctcacccacccaccctgtGAACTTTCCCCTTGAAAAACCTGCAGGCCTCCAAATAAGAACAGTGTCCAGTCTATTGAGCATGACCCTTGCAGCTCtgcaaaaataatacataacagTCCAAGAACAGGCAATCATGGGAAGTGGTACTTACTTGCCAATCACCTCGCATAGCTCATAGACATCCTCGAACAGCACGTCGTCGTCCGCCATGGTCATACAGGTAAAGGAGGATGCTCTCCTCCAGATATCCCACCCACACGGATTTGGAAGGAATCAATGATAACCTGCTTTGCTTTGGTTTGCTCTTGTGCCAGACTGCACACTCCTGGTAATTTTTAATCACCCCAACCAGTGTCAgtgacaggaaaaaaatcagTGGCCACTCAAGAGTCCGAGTTAGCCGGCTAGCCACATTAGCTAGGCTGTCACTCCGCGGCCCCACCTTCTCTTGAGCTACTCTCCCAGTAGGCTAAGCTAGCTAAATAGTAACCACAGAGCAGACCCCAGGGCGTGGAGATTTCCTCGCTCGTTTGCAGAAAAACACCCCTCTTTGCATGCCTCGGGTTTGTATCTTACTGTTACTACTGGCAGACACAGGACTCCCTCGGCAGCATCCACGGACACTTCCAAGATGCTCCCTTCACCGCAAGCTAACGGGGCTCTCGAAAATGGTTGGCTAGCTGGGTTTATATGAGCTAGCTGTCGATGGAATAACCGGTTGGCTCGCTCCGTTATTGCGCTGTGCACACCCAGTGTATCACAGATGGCTTATCCCACCGAATACGTCCGGGCTGCAATATGCTTCAGCTTCCCGAGCCCGAATGGAAGACCTTAGCGTGCATGTCGAAGACGACTCTATTGCACAAACCGTGTGTGCGTTCAAATATTGAAATTATATCGTATTCCAGCACAGCCGACCCTCCGTCCACCGTTGCTCCAGTTCCTACGCTGGCTCAGATGCTGGCTGGCTTTGACTGGCTGTTCCTCCGACTTCCAGAAATGCCAGGCTCCTCCCTCTATCGTCCAGGAAACTGGTCCTCCCGGAGCCGGAATGGCGCGGGAGAGCGGCGGTCCAGACTTGCGTATTTAAGCAGCGCCTGATCCAAGATGGCGTTCAGTGGGGGGTCCGATTTAGGCGCAGTTTCCTAATCTCTCTTCACGGTTGCATCCAGCGTATCCCGCGCAAGCGTCGACCATCCAAACCCCATCACCTTACGTCAGCCTTTCCCCTTCTTATCTCCATCCCTTTTACATGCAGTTTATTCCTCTGTGGTGTCTCCTCTGACAGTAATAACGTATTTCCCACATATTGACTGTCAGCCACATGAATAAACAGATGTATTTTCCCACACAGATTATAAAAAGGGAAGCTTGCAAATTCCCATGGGTGTTTAGGGAGGTTCCTCAGTAAAATAAGGGACAGCTTAGtatctttattatttcattatttgacGCTGGCAATGGGAACCTGACACAGGTGATAGAAGTGTTATAATCCCCAACGCTACCCATTGGTAATTGCATGATTATCAGGCACATCTCAAGGCTTTTCTCTTATCAAATGGGTAACATTTTTGGCAAAAGGCTCTGGAGAACCGTGCTAGAGGCGATTACTGTGTAATAATGTGAGGATTAAGTCGATTTACTTTCATGTAATCTTTCTGCAGGTGCAGGAGTTCCTCTGGTGCAGGTGGCAGGTGCAGGGACGCAGGTGGAATTACCTCAGGTGCGGGAAGATCAGCCCTGAGATGCGTTGGTGACGCCCCCTGGAGGTGATGGAAGGAATCGTGTACTTCCCAATGCTCCATTTTGAACATCGTCTTATGAGGTACAGAACATTTTTACACAACATGGAAAATAAGTCAgtgtaaattatatttcaaagtttttttaGAACTGagcagaaaatataaaacacccCTTTTAATAGAACAATGGTCTAACTTCACCAAGTTTACTGTCTATGTCATAAAAAATTATTAACTTAAAATctatgtatatttgtgtgtttatttaactttttctaCTTTGTATGGAGTggaaaagtattaaaatatactacacTCAAAAActatgatttaattttaaagtatatttatgtACGATTATATAATTAACTATAAATatcattaaatgtaatttatttttaaagtatatactatatactaaaaaaatatacgataattataataaaatattacattttcaatataatataataatacaataatataaaaaaatataattttcataaaataatttattatttatcatttaataataaatttaaCTTCAGAGTACACTAATAAATACTATAATATAACATACTataattatcagaaaaaatatttgattgtcaaatacaataatatactataaaataatatgtcatAATTATTGGcggaaaatattttaattttaagtataataatatattataatatttgtgGCCAAGGTCAAAGCTTGTTCAAGAATATTTGGCAAAcattcaaatacacacacacacacacacacacacacacacacacacacacatctttttttcttttctttttttcttttgaccaAGCAGCGCATAATATCCCAACTCGACCCTTACTAATTTAAattagaaaatgtaatttaaaaaaaataataatactgaatACTGGGATCAAGGTTTTTTGGCCCAGTGTTCAAAACTCTGAGCTGGGGGTCTAAATAACTACCAcaaggcaaaaaaaagttttctcaagCAGAAAGGTGAACTCATCCATGCAGACGGGGATAAACAAAGACATCTGGTGCCACTAGAGTGCGCTGCTCTCTTCAATAGCCCCCTCTGCAGTTTCCATGGCCCTGCATCCCTTCTGCTCACACATCATCTGCGAGCCTCCCCCATTGGTTGAAGCCCACCAGCAGCTACTGATAATCCGATTGGCTGTTGATGTGGTCATCATACTGTAAGTATGGTAGTGTATGTGCTATCGAACAGCCCTGCATTCAACACACAGGAACTTGCAAAAACACAGGCATGCATATGcagaaagacacagacacaggccCCACAGATAAAGGGTGAGGGCAGGACTGGAAATGTGGaggaaagtatttattttttaaaaaggagagaaagaaaaagacaaacggTGAAGCACCATACATggcgagaaaaaaaaggaaagggcACAGTTTCCATGGTAACAGGGAGGGGAACGGTTTCATGTGAAACTGGCAGCGATtgaaacaagcacacacaccaatacaaatacacacacttatttttgTCCCTCGGAAGTATGTTgcattaacttacattaattcCAAGGAGACACACCTGAACCTACCTCACTCTGAGACTACACATAACCCCCTTTACTCGAAAGTATGCATGTGGGGATCAGCTTTTTGCTCCCAAATAGAAGGTGACTTCACGTGTTACGATGAAATACACACATTAGCTCAATCCAGCCACtacattaggtacacctgtacaAATACCAGCTCAATGCATCTAGGCATGTATACATGGTAAGgacaagctgctgaagttcaaagcaagCATCATAATTGGGAAGAAAAGGTGATTAAAGTGACTTAGAATgatctgaaaagaaaaaatccagtgtcaaatgccttgttgatgccagaggtcagaggagaatgtcCAGACTGTTTCAAGATGATAGAAagacaacagtaactcaaataaccactcgttacaaccaaggtatgcagaagaccatctctgaacacacaacacgtccaaccttgaaacAGACTACAGCAGGCTACAGCACCATTAGACCGCACCGGGTGCCGATCCTATCAGCTAACAACAGGCAACCACTGAGGCTACAGTCAACATAGGTTCACCAAAGTTGGACAACAGAAGATTGGAAAGACAATGAAGTCATTCCTGTATGAAGAGTCAAAATTGTGCACATGAACACAAAAAGTTTGTATGTTCTCCCCTggacagtgtggtattagtacttttatttatgaTCTGAAtcattttccaccactgatatttTTGCTAGTATATTAATTAAGTCAATTAAATACGTTTAATCAACTGTGAAATTAGGACTATTCAAGTCAAATATCCGTTTTCGTCAGTACTATACACTACATTCTGATACGTATTTTTCTAAATTGAACCAAAAGGAGGTAGCGTATAAACAATCAACTAATAATGTTGTAGTTTCACACTTCACACTGGagtccagcaggtggcagtaatacattaatgtgttgGTTTGCCAACCGTCAAAAAagtcagagaagaagaagaagaataacacAGAGggatgtgattggctgattctaACCGCGCAGACTCCTGGGAAAGCGCGTTGTTCAAATTAgtttcctgttttcttctgtttggGCAGATACGCTTGACATGGAGCGACATCGTACCAGGTATAATTTTATGAATTTCTTACTAAAAAAATACGTTTTTCTGATGTATGATTTTCTTAGCAACAACGAACTTGCAGCACTTTAGTCAGCAAGTGCATCATGGCTCTGCGAGCACCGATTCTGGCCGTTTTCTTCCCTATGGAGAGACTGTTACACCAATGTACATTCAATAATCGAGTAGTTTAatgtttactttattttcattgaatGTACCTATCTCGTACAATGACTTAAGATATTTTACGAATCGATTGATTCCATTTTTCAATTCGGCTAGCATAATATGTCAGAATGAGCACTTTACTTAGtctaaatttgactttttgttgCGCCTCTTGTTATCACaatcatagacatatatacatatgtatatgtatatgtatatatgtctatgatcacaataacacaaaataacataagATATTCCtgtattagtcccacaacggggacatTTCCAGTATAAAGAAGCATCGATAAAATAACGATAAATAGACACTGGCAATAATAACAGGACATATAAAAGCAATAAcactttaaacaataaaataaaataaggaacAATACATTATAGTGCAGTTATTGTTAGTTTTGGTGTGTGTCCCAAGGCTGTTTTGTATTCAATTCCACTGATAAAGTGTGGatttaactatatattttagtttttaattttttattagttatgaCGAACTTTgttataaattattatacattatacaaacaatgtagaAAGAGCCCTACAATGACCACCTTTATTGCTAAACACCAGATATGTGTGAGCTGATATGATGGTCTGTGTATGTGTTCCAGTGTGCCGAGGACCCCCCTCAACAGTATTGCAGttcagaggaggagcagaagtaAAAGCTACCGGCTGTCTTCTTCACGCCTCGGCTTAACTCCAGCATTGACGGCACGGAGGCTCAACACCAGCAGAAAGGCTCCAAAGTTACAAAACATCACTGTGAGTCAGCCCAGGATACTTATCTTGATGTTTTTATTCcattgttgcagcaatttttgtgttgatttcatttgttacacacatttgatgCTGAATCATGCAATTTTGCAATTgagaatgattaaaaaatgacctAATTGTCAAATGTAGGAAAGCTAAACATCCTCTGcatgtctctagtttgtggttgtataTTTTCATGAGGCTGATTATTCTAAAGGTAACAGCAGCTCATGTTATACAGTGAGGTGAGACTCTAGAAATGCCGTCACTGCAATGACATGGCTACTACAGGGACTAACATAATCACTCTTGGATAAAagtgggctcattgaatccacaagagtctcagcctCCCAGTGATACCCCATTTATGTAATTCAAAGCCTCTTTAGTAACCCCAGTATACAGAAATATTAAGATGCAGGAGGCAAAAATGGCACATTTTGATGCATGACAAAAACTGtgttttgccttaaactgcattttgaaaaaagcaaaaattctGACACTACTTTGCTCATCTTCTCTTTCTGCCCCTTTTCATATGAAAGGAGAAAGTGAATGTGGAGCAGCTGGCCTTACTGGTGAAAACAGAGTGGCGTCTGTCGTATGTGACTCCTCTCTATCAGTTCAGACACACTCAGCTGCAGAGCTACTCCAGGCAGCTCTCAGCCTTTATTGCTGCAGAGAAGCAGCGAGGTTTGGCAGTGGAGGTGGAAGCAGCGCAGAACACCTTCAGAGCCTGTTTCTCCGTGGTGCAGGGGATGACCGAGTTGGAGAATGATGCTGAAACTGTCCTCATACAGGTGCAGTAAACACATGATTCTGTAGAGGTAGAGAGAAGCTCTCAGGCtgattgtaacatttttttagttttagggtCTGAAagtgattttaatttttatccaAAGTCAATCTTAGCCAGGTGGATGTGTGGtgcaaagttgttgttttttagcatAAACACCAAATGGATTATTGTTCACTGAATTCTATGGACTAAAtttcagcaacaaaaaaaaaaaagagaatttttttgtgttatagtGGATGCCCAGTCTCCTTTCGAACATGTGAaacctttttgtgttttgttatgtttctGTAGAATTTtctcacagctgtaaggtgcttgaaacacattaaagtgcttgaattttacttttgaaaagGTTATTTTGCCTAATGATAAATCAAAACGTGCAGATTGATTGGGAATAGTGTGCTATGTATTATTCGTCTCACCATTTtcgtaaaaagtgcaataactGTGGCTTACCAGGAAATCCAAAGCAAggctgttttcaaaataaaatcccctCAAAGTAAATACATCTAATAGTTTAGAAGAATAAAAGCTTGAGATGTAGCTGTGGCTTAATCCAGGACAAGGCtgcttttcaaagtaaaacctCCATAAAGTAACAATATTTTCATAGGAAGGGTGTGGCTGTTTTATGAATCTGTGGCACACTATTGGCAAAATTTTCGTGGGAGTGTTTCTAAAATCGTTGCACATTCCACATAAAatagtttcattttcattcagaaaatTACTATATTGGTCACCATTATGGTTATTGGTGAATGTTCCCCCTCTAAAATCGGTATTGGCATCAgtgtcaaaaatcccatattggtcgGGCTCTAGTAGGAACCctgtacttgttttttttgtaccttGAGTGTGCCTTCTGCTGTTTCTAACTGCTTTCTTCTCACCACAGATCCACTCAAAGCCTTTATTTGGCAGGCAGGACGAACCACAGAAGCCAATATGGAGCGGCTGGCTGACCTGCATCAACGGCAACCCAGAGTACCTGCGCTCACTTCCAAAGGACTTCATCTGTCTGCCGCTGTTCGGCAGCAGCGGGGCCGAGGGTCTCACTACTTTGGTCAAATCCTGGTTCCAGCAATCCTTCGACTGCTGCTTCGGCCCTCTGGAAATCAGCCAAACCAGCCTGAACTGGCTGATGGTGTTATGGACTAACTGCCACAACGACTCCAACATC is a window of Centropristis striata isolate RG_2023a ecotype Rhode Island chromosome 24, C.striata_1.0, whole genome shotgun sequence DNA encoding:
- the cenpl gene encoding centromere protein L, which gives rise to MERHRTSVPRTPLNSIAVQRRSRSKSYRLSSSRLGLTPALTARRLNTSRKAPKLQNITEKVNVEQLALLVKTEWRLSYVTPLYQFRHTQLQSYSRQLSAFIAAEKQRGLAVEVEAAQNTFRACFSVVQGMTELENDAETVLIQIHSKPLFGRQDEPQKPIWSGWLTCINGNPEYLRSLPKDFICLPLFGSSGAEGLTTLVKSWFQQSFDCCFGPLEISQTSLNWLMVLWTNCHNDSNIQHLKMIWEIPAVPPLQVTYTVNPEDAWDLWSSVRKGKEGEEETDEDSIDIEEVMRFVQGLKSHFYRHFRLDLSAGSLSQVTTALGSAKSGGRIKISNSRYMIAILALLTECALLKMPI